Genomic window (Akkermansiaceae bacterium):
GGCGCGCGCGTTGTGTTTTTGCCTTTTGCAGTCGATATATTCCTTGGCGACCAAATTCATTCCGTCGATGGTGGGTGTCACCATACAAACATCCGCCAAGGCATAAAAGGCGGCGAGTTCCTCCATGGGGAAACCACGGTGTAAAAACTGCACCGGCGAGTGCCCCACCTCGCCATAGTCACCGTTGATCGCACCCACTTCACGTTGCACAATCTCTGTGAGTTCATCGTATTCCTCGACCCCGACGCGTGAGGGCACCGCGATAATGACAAAATTGACCTTCGACCTCTGATCAGGGTTTTCCTTGAGAAAATGGCGGATCGCTTCGAGTTTTTGGGGCACCCCCTTGGTATAATCAAGCCGCTCAACGCTGAGTAACAACTTCCCGTCGCCAATGCGTTCGGCGTGTTCGGCCAGGGCTTTGCGGTAGGCCTCGCTTTCCATGGCCTTGTGGAAACCGGTGCGATTGTGCCCGATCGGATAGACACCGTAGCGGACTTGGCGCCGACCGTGCCAAATCCCCTCCGGGTCTCCCTCGATACCAAGGATACGCAGAAGCGACGACCTGAAGTGACGGAGGTAATTGTAGGTGTGGAAGCCAATCAAATCGCAGCCGAGCAGGCCGTGGAGAATTTCCTGCCGGTCCGGGATGGCACGGAAAACTTCACTGGACGGGAAGGGCGTGTGCAGGAAAAAACCAATTTTCAAATCAGGCCTCAACGCACGCAGCATCGCCGGGAGTAGGAATAAATGGTAGTCGTGCAGCCAGACCTGGCCATTCTGGTCGGCATCGCGGGCGACAACTTGGGCGAATTTCCTATTCACTGCGCGGTATGCATCCATCCATTGAGGATCGAATTTCGCCCGGTCCACCATGTAGTGCAACATCGGCCACAGCGTCGAATTCGAATAACCTTCATAATATCCGTTTAACTCTGCATGAGTCAGCAACACGGGCTGGACGTCGACTTCACCGAGCTGTCTCTGGTAGGCCTCGGGGTCTTCGAGGTCTTCCTCGCACACGCCGCCCCAACCGATCCATGAGAAATCGCCTTCGATACCAGCCCCCTCAAGAGCTGAGGCGAGACCTCCTGTTGTGCGCTCAACCTCACCGGCGTCATTGATGCGGATCGGAAGCCTGTTAGAAACAAGGGTAAGATGTGACATACCCCTACCGTGAAGGATCAGGCGCGGATGTCCACCATCATTCTTGCCACATCTGTCAGCTCACGCACCAACCACGGAAACACTGACCTTCCGGTGGTGAGAGGCGCGGCGGTGTTCGAACAGGAAAATCCCCTGCCAGGTGCCGAGTGTCATCCGGCCGTTGATGACGGGGATGACCTCGCTACTCCGGGTAAGGGCCATGCGGATGTGGGACGGCATATCATCGGGGCCTTCGTAGGTGTGGATGAAATACGGCGTATCCTCTGGCACCAGATGGTCGAAAAACGCCTCCAGGTCAGTCCGGGCCGACGGATCGGCATTCTCCATGATCACCAGGCTGGCACTGGTGTGCTGGACAAAAACGGTGACCGTCCCCGTTGCCACCCCGGCCTCAGCGACGATGCGGGTAATCTCATCGGTGATTTCATACGTCCCCTTCCCCTGTGTGCGCAGGGTGAATTCTGACGAGTGGGCACTCACTGTTGCATGGTGGAATTTCCGACCCGCCAGTTAGTCGATGATGATGTCCTCGGCGATCCAGTCGGATATGGGGAACTCCATGTTCAGCTCCTTGAGGGTATCGACCATGATCCGTGCGACCACGAGGTTGCGATACCATTTCCTGTCGGCCGGAATAATGTGCCAGGGGGCATACTTGGTTCCCGTTTCAGAAATAACATCCTCGTATACCTCCTGGAACTCCTCCCATCGGGCGCGGTCTTTGAGGTCGTCCGGGTTAAATTTCCAGTGTTTGGCCGGATTATCCAGCCTGGCCTGAAGGCGTCTTTTTTGTTCCTCCTTGGAGATGTTGAGGAAGAGCTTGATAATGGTTGTGCCCTCCTCAACGAGCATCCTCTCAAACTCGACGATGTGCCGGTAGCGGGGTTTCCACACACTCTTGGGGTAAATGTTCTTCACCCTGACCGCGAGGATGTCCTCGTAGTGACTGCGGTTGAAAACAACAATCTCACCATTGTGCGGCACCTTCTTGTGGACGCGCCAGAGGAAATCGTGCGCAAGCTCCTCCTCGTTGGGTTTTTTGAACGGCTCGACATGAATCCCCTGCGGGTCGACTTTGGAAAAGACGCTCTTCACCGTGCCGTCCTTCCCCCCTGTGTCCATCGCCTGGATGACCACAAGAATACGGTGTTTCCCTTCGGCATAGAGCCTGTTCTGCAAATCCTTCAGCTCGCTTGTGAGCTGGCTAAGAAACGGCGCATGATCCTCCTTGCTACCATGGCCAAAGAGGGATTTATCATCAGTCGGGTGATCTTTCAGACGAAACTTGCCTTTGTGACAAACACGGTATTTCTCTAGGGCTCCTTGAACTGGCATGTCTGCATACTCTCAAATCCCCGGCCTTGATGGCAAGAGATAAAGCTCCCTTAATGCCCGATGACCATTATATCGCGGTTCCCGTCGTCGCTGCCTCCACCCGGAAATCGGCGAGCAGAGCCTTGAACACCTCGCCTGGAACGCCGTCACCGATCGGGCGGTCGTCCACTTTGACCACGGGGATCACCTCGGCGGCGGTTCCGGTCAGGAAGACCTCGTCAGCGGTGTAGATATCGTACCGGGTCAGGGTGTCTTCGATGATTTCGATATCGAGCTTCTCGCAGAGATCAAAAATGACACTGCGCGTAATACCGTCGAGGGCGCCATCACTGATCTTCGGCGTGATAATCACTCCATTTTTCACGATGAAAACCGTATCCCCCGTGCACTCGGCCACGGTACCGGCGTCGTTGAGCATCAGGCCTTCCATCACCCCGGCCTTGATACACTCAATCTTCGCCATGATGTTGTTGAGATAGTTCAACGACTTCACCTGCGGGCTCAGCGTCGCATGGCTGGGGCGGCGGGTGGAACAGGTGATCAGCTCCAAGCCTTTTTCATAACATGCATCCGGGTAGAGCTGGATGGACGCGGCGATGCAGAACATCGAGGGCTTTTCACAGAGGAAGGGATTGAGTCCCAGCCCTCCGCTTCCGCGGGTTACGACCAGTCGCACATAGCCATCGGTCAGCCCGTTGGCACGGATGGTATCACAAACGATGTCGCAGACTTCCTGCTCGGACC
Coding sequences:
- a CDS encoding bifunctional alpha,alpha-trehalose-phosphate synthase (UDP-forming)/trehalose-phosphatase encodes the protein MSHLTLVSNRLPIRINDAGEVERTTGGLASALEGAGIEGDFSWIGWGGVCEEDLEDPEAYQRQLGEVDVQPVLLTHAELNGYYEGYSNSTLWPMLHYMVDRAKFDPQWMDAYRAVNRKFAQVVARDADQNGQVWLHDYHLFLLPAMLRALRPDLKIGFFLHTPFPSSEVFRAIPDRQEILHGLLGCDLIGFHTYNYLRHFRSSLLRILGIEGDPEGIWHGRRQVRYGVYPIGHNRTGFHKAMESEAYRKALAEHAERIGDGKLLLSVERLDYTKGVPQKLEAIRHFLKENPDQRSKVNFVIIAVPSRVGVEEYDELTEIVQREVGAINGDYGEVGHSPVQFLHRGFPMEELAAFYALADVCMVTPTIDGMNLVAKEYIDCKRQKHNARAGVLILSEFAGAAQEMSHALLVNPHDTHGVAKTVEQALAMSDTEMWHRVRAMQDRLARNDAGAWAKRFLSDLEGLGDVGTSSTAHETLAEVGKEMIERVAKGEKIALLLDYDGTLRGFVDRPEDAVPEQEVLDLLEKLSRHPQVNLAVISGRPKDFLEKHFGHLAIDLVAEHGYFWKRLGSDGWAVLDDRADTSWKSAVLPHLEWAVTLTPGSGIEDKKSSVVWHYRQADPEFGTWRAKGLLSELTSITANLPVSVHHGQKIVEIASQLVNKGVAADFLIKDWRPSIALAAGDDQTDENMFAITPPDSVHLHTVKVGGGSTRAEHRTSISGLRALLATIASNI
- a CDS encoding YjbQ family protein, with product MSAHSSEFTLRTQGKGTYEITDEITRIVAEAGVATGTVTVFVQHTSASLVIMENADPSARTDLEAFFDHLVPEDTPYFIHTYEGPDDMPSHIRMALTRSSEVIPVINGRMTLGTWQGIFLFEHRRASHHRKVSVSVVGA
- a CDS encoding polyphosphate kinase 2 family protein, with the translated sequence MPVQGALEKYRVCHKGKFRLKDHPTDDKSLFGHGSKEDHAPFLSQLTSELKDLQNRLYAEGKHRILVVIQAMDTGGKDGTVKSVFSKVDPQGIHVEPFKKPNEEELAHDFLWRVHKKVPHNGEIVVFNRSHYEDILAVRVKNIYPKSVWKPRYRHIVEFERMLVEEGTTIIKLFLNISKEEQKRRLQARLDNPAKHWKFNPDDLKDRARWEEFQEVYEDVISETGTKYAPWHIIPADRKWYRNLVVARIMVDTLKELNMEFPISDWIAEDIIID
- the ilvE gene encoding branched-chain-amino-acid transaminase: MSDSKKIWLDGQLLDESEAKVSVFDHGLLYGDGIFEGIRFYNGRVFRLVEHIERLFLSARAILLKMPWSEQEVCDIVCDTIRANGLTDGYVRLVVTRGSGGLGLNPFLCEKPSMFCIAASIQLYPDACYEKGLELITCSTRRPSHATLSPQVKSLNYLNNIMAKIECIKAGVMEGLMLNDAGTVAECTGDTVFIVKNGVIITPKISDGALDGITRSVIFDLCEKLDIEIIEDTLTRYDIYTADEVFLTGTAAEVIPVVKVDDRPIGDGVPGEVFKALLADFRVEAATTGTAI